Proteins from a single region of Drosophila biarmipes strain raj3 chromosome 3R, RU_DBia_V1.1, whole genome shotgun sequence:
- the LOC108025279 gene encoding spindle assembly abnormal protein 6 homolog: MWPPGSEDSYSGNMDYGKNVVNILPSVEMLVNFNGDMTRSNKRACLLYAERMDFKELLQLRLAEKSDQRRMYITTVDSTSFQELKQDQSLNVTFSGFLDNVVRMLKDCQSGKLELHLSVRDQNISSGRETHDYHLQFVEIRSFKNLVHLSLPCRSAPLNTVLFYINIMLDASHKKQFMLEQSIQQMQVEINSQRAHTERLGTENKNLREAIAENTRILEEKHAADIQQYQEKLAKVNEQRSNELERNRRAISGLQAQMEKVSQEKADLKAAQEQAEQRCQTLGEELSCCKSRVCTLKEQNDKLQGELANARKQERKLEYKIEDLKQHTAELQEHIQKGNKEKANLSAELEAEKKILHTKRQALEMASEEISKANQIILKQSQKLLNHKKTIAWRTEVALQQEKAVQAKESLLNLREDELREARITIEKLREEIPLQLQSMRNFAQGLEQKYSKQILILKERLSIPTGKENRR, translated from the exons ATGTGGCCTCCCGGGAGCGAGGATAGCTACTCCGGCAACATGGACTACGGCAAGAACGTGGTGAACATCCTGCCCAGCGTGGAGATGCTGGTGAACTTCAATGGCGACATGACGCGTTCCAATAAGCGGGCTTGCTTACTGTACGCGGAGCGGATGGATTTCAAGGAGCTGCTG CAACTCCGTTTGGCGGAGAAGTCCGATCAAAGGCGCATGTACATCACCACCGTGGACAGCACCTCCTTTCAGGAGCTCAAACAGGATCAGTCGCTAAATGTGACCTTCTCGGGATTCCTGGACAATGTAGTTCGCATGTTGAAGGACTGCCAGTCGGGCAAACTGGAGCTCCATCTGTCTGTCAGAGACCAGAACATTTCCTCCGGCCGAGAAACCCACGACTACCATCTGCAGTTTGTGGAAATAAGGTCCTTCAAGAACCTGGTTCACCTCAGCCTGCCCTGTCGCTCTGCTCCACTGAACACCGTGCTATTCTACATCAACATCATGCTAGACGCCTCccacaaaaaacaatttatgctGGAACAGAGTATCCAGCAGATGCAGGTGGAAATCAACTCACAACGCGCGCACACGGAAAGATTGGGTACAGAAAACAAGAATCTCAGGGAAGCCATAGCAGAGAACACTCGCATTTTGGAGGAGAAGCATGCCGCCGATATCCAGCAGTACCAGGAAAAGCTTGCGAAGGTAAACGAGCAGCGCAGTAACGAGCTGGAGCGGAATCGTAGAGCGATCTCTGGCCTGCAGGCGCAAATGGAAAAGGTTTCTCAGGAGAAAGCGGACCTTAAGGCAGCACAAGAACAGGCCGAGCAGCGATGTCAAACGTTAGGAGAGGAGTTATCCTGCTGCAAGTCGCGAGTGTGCACCTTGAAGGAGCAGAATGACAAACTGCAAGGGGAGCTAGCCAATGCCAGGAAGCAGGAGCGCAAGTTAGAGTACAAGATCGAAGATCTCAAGCAGCACACAGCCGAGCTGCAGGAGCACATCCAAAAGGGCAATAAGGAGAAG GCCAACCTATCCGCTGAACTGGAGGCGGAAAAGAAGATATTGCACACCAAGCGGCAGGCCTTGGAAATGGCTTCTGAGGAAATCTCCAAAGCCAACCAGATAATTCTCAAGCAGAGCCAGAAGCTGCTCAACCACAAGAAGACCATTGCCTGGCGCACCGAGGTGGCTCTGCAACAGGAGAAGGCTGTCCAGGCCAAGGAGAGTCTGCTAAACCTGCGCGAGGATGAACTGCGTGAGGCACGAATAACCATAGAAAAACTGCGCGAGGAAATCCCCCTACAGCTGCAATCCATGCGGAATTTTGCTCAGGGATTAGAGCAAAAGTATTCCAAAC AGATCCTCATCCTAAAAGAACGGTTATCCATTCCCACTGGCAAGGAAAATCGTCGGTAG
- the LOC108025282 gene encoding coiled-coil domain-containing protein 12, giving the protein MGIMDNNGVGKLTEASLKRKERLQKLREQAQNKGEDSLESNEKLPKPVFRSYKPQNESTEGEVLTQEPTGNIESAVEDQLSLLQQPMVIDEIDITNLAPRKPDWDLKRDASKKLERLERRTQKAIAELIRERLKLNQIEDISQAVNVATAHAGESVHEDYD; this is encoded by the exons ATGGGCATCATGGACAACAATGGCGTGGGCAAGCTGACAGAAGCCTCTCTGAAACGAAAGGAACGCCTTCAAAAACTCCGGGAACAAGCGCAGAATAAAGGCGAAGACTCCTTGGAATCCAATGAAAAGCTACCCAA ACCCGTTTTTCGGAGCTACAAACCACAGAACGAGAGCACTGAAGGCGAAGTGCTGACCCAGGAGCCCACGGGAAACATAGAAAGCGCTGTGGAGGATCAACTGAGTCTATTGCAGCAGCCCATGGTCATTGATGAGATTGATATAACCAACCTGGCACCCAGGAAGCCCGACTGGGATCTCAAGCGGGATGCCAGCAAGAAGCTGGAGCGCCTAGAACGACGCACCCAAAAGGCCATTGCGGAACTCATCCGGGAGAGGCTGAAACTGAACCAAATCGAGGACATCAGCCAGGCGGTGAACGTGGCCACTGCCCATGCAGGTGAAAGCGTCCACGAGGATTATGACTAG
- the LOC108025281 gene encoding heterogeneous nuclear ribonucleoprotein A0 has translation MQTAKVFVGSLPRCKPDELRRLFSNYGSVVECDVMNRCAFVHLETTEMADAAIAALNGTVFKGQPIVVEAGRPKYGTGNGSRGGPPGSGDNPGRRPSESQSGGSDKRPSESGNNFKRGFREETGSGRYSNEGGGPRGSNAGGNKFGPVRSESNYRQQRSAPYSKGPPQHSNESSSQGQGFRNKFAGGGKFGGNNEGNGGRFGNSRFQQRDNNGSQAGRRNFKNSPTSAYGGVSNNDFHGGSSSGGGGGSLHQRSGGGGGSGGNHVRQDRRGFALPVEHQQHQMGFGRFGNGPVNSGNRGANGGNPPGGRGFFNGGGAGGFNARRGSSHESNSQQGGGGGGPNKRGGAGGKNHNQNGMNAYHSEFPPLGSGGGAPGQRNRFSGPRPGPNTGGNRRF, from the exons ATGCAGACCGCCAAGGTGTTCGTCGGCAGCCTGCCGCGCTGCAAGCCGGACGAACTGCGTCGCCTGTTCTCGAACTACGGCTCCGTGGTCGAATGCGATGTGATGAACAGGTGCGCCTTCGTCCACCTGGAGACCACGGAGATGGCGGATGCGGCCATCGCCGCCCTGAACGGCACCGTCTTCAAGGGCCAGCCCATCGTGGTGGAGGCGGGCAGGCCGAAGTACGGCACAGGGAATGGCAGTCGTGGCGGTCCTCCGGGCTCTGGTGACAATCCGGGTCGCAGGCCCTCAGAGA GTCAAAGTGGCGGGTCAGACAAAAGACCTTCCGAATCCGGCAACAACTTTAAGCGCGGCTTCCGCGAAGAAACCGGCAGTGGCAGATATTCCAACGAAGGCGGTGGCCCAAGGGGCTCCAATGCCGGCGGAAACAAATTTGGTCCTGTAAGGAGCGAGTCCAACTACAGACAACAGCGCAGTGCTCCCTATTCCAAGGGTCCGCCACAACACAGCAATGAATCTTCCAGTCAGGGCCAGGGCTTTAGGAACAAATTTGCAGGCGGTGGCAAATTTGGCGGCAACAACGAGGGAAACGGAGGACGCTTCGGCAACAGTCGGTTTCAGCAGCGGGACAACAATGGATCTCAGGCTGGGAGGAGAAACTTCAAGAACAGTCCGACCAGTGCATACGGCGGAGTCAGTAATAATGACTTCCATGGGGGCAGCTCCTCTGGCGGGGGAGGAGGATCCCTGCATCAGAGGagtggtggcggcggtggaTCAGGAGGCAATCATGTGCGACAGGATCGCCGGGGCTTTGCCCTGCCCGTAGAGCATCAGCAGCATCAAATGGGCTTTGGACGCTTTGGCAACGGGCCCGTGAACTCGGGAAATCGCGGTGCTAATGG GGGCAATCCGCCAGGAGGACGTGGCTTCTTTAATGGAGGCGGCGCTGGAGGCTTTAATGCCAGACGTGGCAGCAGCCACGAATCCAACAGCCAAcaaggcggcggcggtggaggcCCAAACAAGCGCGGCGGAGCAGGGGGTAAAAATCACAATCAGAATGGCATGAATGCATATCACTCGGAGTTCCCGCCTCTGGGCAGCGGAGGCGGAGCGCCAGGCCAAAGAAACCG CTTCAGCGGACCCAGACCCGGACCAAATACGGGCGGTAATAGGAGATTTTAA
- the LOC108025280 gene encoding prostatic acid phosphatase isoform X1, giving the protein MFSRSRCASLVTSVALKMWNHLRQRCLIVVPLLCVLSLGLANALHGNANAEGQPAEMLATLPGQLKFVHVIYRHGDRTPVDPYPKDPWGDRKFWSTGWGQLTNLGKQEHYDLGKWLRNRYADLLPTQYSNEDIFVQSTDVDRTLMSAQSNLAGLYEPQGEDIWNTDIKWQPIPIHTMPEKEDPILAQKAPCPAYDYELATLESSPEFKAMTEKHRDLFAYLSEKTGRLVKTFVDGQYLNNTLFIESLYNMTLPEWTEKVYGSEELTYVANFAFAISSYTRKLARLKAGPLLKDIFKRFEEKSSRRLKPDRSMWVYSAHDTTVANVLNALKLFELHSPPYTACILMEMRLDESNTPLVSIFYKNSTADPLPLDIPGCGPSCPLKNLVKLYQDVLPVDWERECKRTTMMMTYEEANLGTATGILILIVIALLFASYGLMIYYRRRNYKLHTSYSQMA; this is encoded by the exons ATGTTTTCCCGCAGTCGCTGTGCGTCACTTGTAACAAGTGTGGCTCTGAAGATGTGGAACCACCTCCGCCAGCGCTGCCTCATCGTGGTCCCCCTGCTTTGTGTGCTGTCTCTCGGCCTGGCCAATGCCCTCCACGGCAATGCTAATGCCGAAGGTCAGCCAGCAGAAATGTTGGCCACATTGCCTGGCCAACTGAAGTTTGTGCATGTG ATATATCGCCACGGCGACAGAACGCCCGTGGATCCGTATCCCAAGGATCCCTGGGGCGACAGGAAGTTCTGGTCCACCGGCTGGGGTCAGCTGACCAAT CTTGGCAAGCAAGAGCACTACGATCTGGGGAAATGGCTGAGAAATCGATATGCTGACCTGTTGCCCACCCAATACTCCAACGAGGATATCTTTGTCCAATCCACCGACGTGGATCGCACCCTCATGAGTGCCCAGTCCAATCTGGCTGGTCTGTATGAGCCCCAAGGTGAGGACATCTGGAACACAGACATTAAGTGGCAGCCCATACCCATTCACACGATGCCCGAGAAGGAGGATCCCATCCTGGCCCAAAAAGCTCCCTGCCCCGCCTACGACTACGAGCTGGCCACCCTGGAGTCCTCGCCAGAGTTCAAGGCCATGACCGAAAAACACCGTGATCTCTTTGCCTACTTGAGCGAAAAAACGGGACGCTTAGTCAAGACCTTCGTGGATGGCCAGTATTTGAATAACACCTTGTTCATTGAGAGTCTGTACAATATGACGCTGCCGGAGTGGACTGAAAAGGTTTATGGTAGCGAAGAGCTTACTTATGTGGCCAATTTCGCTTTCGCTATCAGCTCCTATACGCGAAAGCTGGCCAGGCTAAAGGCGGGTCCTTTGCTGAAGGACATTTTCAAGCGGTTCGAAGAGAAATCCTCCCGGCGCCTAAAACCAGATCGTTCAATGTGGGTCTATAGTGCTCATGATACGACCGTAGCCAACGTTTTGAACGCGCTAAAGTTGTTTGAG CTGCACAGTCCTCCCTACACGGCTTGCATACTGATGGAGATGCGTCTGGATGAGAGCAACACGCCACTGGTGTCCATTTTTTATAAGAACTCCACCGCCGATCCCCTGCCTCTGGACATTCCAGGTTGTGGTCCTTCCTGCCCACTGAAAAACCTGGTCAAACTTTATCAGGACGTGCTCCCTGTGGATTGGGAGCGTGAATGCAAGCGCACCACAATGATGATGACTTATGAGGAGGCCAATCTGGGCACGGCGACGG GCATACTTATTTTAATCGTCATCGCTCTGCTGTTCGCCAGCTATGGCCTCATGATCTACTACCGCCGTCGCAACTACAAGCTGCATACCTCGTACTCTCAAATGGCCTAG
- the LOC108025278 gene encoding protein artichoke codes for MEAWKQLPNGGRFLLVLLVCIAHLGQQISAWRPCPELSPALRLPCRCNVVPFAATGQLGAVAMDCDRVVFHGDAPQLPYGAPIVAYTQRHSGQQVLPAQTFGQLKLTIEELDLSYNLIRRIPEKAFDGLKESLNELRLANNLLGDNLNPIFSTAELHVLKNLRILDLSGNKIKLIEEGLLKGCVDLKEFYIDRNGLTAVPTNSLNGPSALRHLSLRQNQIGTILPDSFNAQRQLEIIDLRHNVIRSIDSQAFRGLQKIREIKLAGNRIGNLNSDVFEKLPSLQKLDLSENFFSQFPTVALAAVPGVKHLNLSSNMLQQLDYTNMQVVRSLESLDISRNTITSITPGTFREMGALKYLDLSLNSLRTIEDDALEGLDSLQTLIIKDNNILLVPGTALGRLPQLTSLQLDYNRVAALSSEILGSLQAGDITTLTLSRNVIRELPPGSFQMFSSLHTLDLSGNSLALINADTFAGLESTLMALKLSQNRLTGLGGAPWVLPELRALDLSGNSLTELPSNIFEELENLQSLNLSGNHLTPLTGALFKPLDRLQVIDLSRCNIRQISGDLLAGLQDLKHIYLNDNQLQELQDGSFVNLWNISSIDLSNNRIGSIRSGAFVNVMKLQKLNLHGNQLSAFKGEYFNTGTGIEELDISDNQLSYLFPSSFRIHPRLREIRAANNKFSFFPAELISSLQYLEHIDLSFNQLKTIEELDFARLPRLRVLLVANNQLDMVSEMAFHNSTQLQILDLAHNNLDRIGERTFEGLVRLEQLNLEGNRLSELSDGVFERSKLQMLENINLARNRFEYAPLNALQRQFFFVSSVDLSYNKIKELPGDDSIMVNIKRIDLSFNPLSPKAVHNVLNEPKTVRELSLAGTGIENLELLETPFLQFLNLSHNKLRNVKPEVFQRVTLLETLDLSSNELESLDDLSMAWPQLQVLQTLDVSNNSFEIVSQSNFGKLEMLRSLRLSHLPQCTRIEKNAFKQLPNLVNLEAYDLPLLGYLDLQGILELLPGLEVLDIEVKDSSIGSEQIQPLKHPRLRSLGIRGERLKSISSGTLAGLKSSDLSVQLRNTSLSALPPALLFPVPRSSHLNLDVEGSKISVLVPQFLNALEDRRASLQLQGLASNPINCDCNARALRRWLPSSGMPDVTCAAPAYLVNRKLIEVGDDELTCDARRMTSSTSRPTAPVPHLLKTSSQLVTRSSSTTEEPLIIWSLEPTQPPSLKKIKTKAPLMKAQSPIISNDDTLIIGIVGGVVAFIAILIIIICIIRLRMSNAEYQQNAAMIGIPAGMQMGAHNAAYNYKNGAGAALYAVPPYQASYATLPHKAASIHQSSQNLSQRQQREQQQQQAAAAAAAYSTMSRMSYFSGAGGGGAGGNGNGDGAESLTHQHPHQHQPYIIYSDDKAYR; via the exons ATGGAAGCGTGGAAGCAGCTGCCAAACGGAGGGCGTTTTCTGCTCGTACTCCTGGTCTGCATCGCCCACTTAGGGCAGCAAATCTCCGCCTGGCGCCCCTGTCCGGAGCTCAGTCCCGCCCTGCGTCTGCCATGCAG GTGCAATGTGGTTCCGTTTGCGGCGACTGGTCAGCTGGGAGCCGTGGCCATGGACTGCGATCGCGTTGTCTTCCACGGCGATGCCCCGCAACTGCCTTATGGAGCGCCCATcgtggcgtatacgcaacgtcaCAGCGGCCAACAGGTGCTGCCCGCCCAG ACTTTCGGCCAGCTGAAGCTGACCATTGAGGAGCTGGATCTGTCCTACAATCTCATCCGCAGGATTCCGGAGAAAGCCTTCGATGGTCTCAAGGAATCGCTGAACGAATTGCGGCTGGCCAATAATCTATTGGGCGACAATCTGAATCCCATCTTTTCCACCGCCGAACTGCATGTGCTGAAGAACCTGAGGATCTTGGATCTGTCCGGAAACAAGATCAAGCTCATCGAGGAGGGTCTTCTCAAGGGCTGTGTGGACCTGAAGGAGTTCTACATAGATCGCAACGGCTTGACGGCAGTGCCCACCAACTCTCTCAATGGACCGAGTGCCCTGAGACACCTTTCGCTGCGCCAGAACCAGATTG GAACCATTCTTCCAGACTCTTTCAATGCCCAGCGCCAGTTGGAGATCATAGATCTGCGGCACAATGTCATCCGCAGCATCGACAGCCAGGCCTTTAGGGGTCTGCAGAAGATCCGGGAAATCAAGCTGGCCGGAAACCGTATCggtaacctcaacagtgatgtCTTCGAGAAACTGCCGTCGCTGCAGAAGCTAGATCTGTCCGAGAACTTCTTCAGTCAGTTCCCCACAGTGGCTCTGGCTGCAGTTCCCGGAGTAAAGCACCTAAATCTGTCCTCAAACATGTTGCAG CAATTGGACTACACCAACATGCAGGTGGTAAGGTCTTTGGAAAGCCTGGATATCAGTCGCAACACCATCACCAGCATAACACCAGGAACTTTCCGGGAGATGGGTGCTCTCAAGTATCTGGACCTTAGCTTGAACTCTCTGAGAACG ATTGAAGACGATGCCTTGGAGGGCTTGGACAGCCTGCAGACGCTCATCATCAAGGACAACAACATCCTCTTGGTGCCAGGCACTGCCCTGGGTCGCCTGCCGCAGTTGACATCCCTGCAATTGGACTACAATCGAGTGGCTGCGCTCTCCTCCGAGATCCTGGGTTCCCTTCAGGCGGGAGATATAACCACCCTTACTTTGTCGAGGAATGTCATCCGGGAACTACCCCCGGGAAGCTTCCAGATGTTCAGCAGCCTGCACACCTTGGATCTGTCCGGAAATTCCCTGGCCTTGATCAATGCAGATACCTTTGCGGGATTGGAGAGCACTTTGATGGCCCTGAAGCTATCGCAGAACAGGTTAACTGGTCTTGGAGGAGCTCCTTGGGTTTTGCCCGAGCTGAGAGCACTGGATCTGAGTGGCAATAGCCTTACCGAGCTGCCCAGCAACATTTTCGAGGAACTGGAGAATCTGCAATCTCTCAACCTGAGTGGCAATCACCTGACCCCACTTACTGGAGCTCTCTTCAAGCCCCTGGATCGCCTGCAGGTCATTGATCTAAGTCGCTGTAACATACGCCAGATAAGCGGTGACCTTCTGGCAGGATTGCAGGATCTGAAGCACATTTACCTCAACGATAACCAGCTGCAGGAGCTCCAGGATGGCAGCTTCGTCAACCTGTGGAACATCAGCTCCATTGACCTGTCCAACAACCGCATTGGATCCATTCGCTCCGGAGCCTTTGTGAATGTGATGAAGTTGCAGAAACTGAATCTTCATGGCAACCAGTTGTCCGCTTTCAAGGGAGAGTATTTCAATACGGGAACGGGAATAGAGGAGTTGGACATTTCGGACAACCAGCTGAGCTACCTGTTTCCCTCCTCCTTCAGAATTCATCCGAGATTGAGGGAAATCCGAGCGGCTAATAATAAGTTCTCCTTCTTCCCGGCGGAACTTATTTCCTCCCTGCAGTACCTGGAGCACATTGATCTGTCCTTTAACCAACTGAAAACCATTGAGGAACTAGACTTTGCTAGACTGCCCCGCCTTAGGGTGCTTCTGGTGGCCAACAACCAGCTGGACATGGTCAGCGAGATGGCCTTCCACAACTCCACCCAACTGCAGATCTTGGACCTGGCCCACAATAACCTGGATCGCATTGGAGAGAGGACTTTTGAGGGCTTGGTGCGATTGGAGCAGCTCAACCTGGAGGGCAACCGGCTGTCGGAGCTTTCGGATGGGGTCTTCGAGCGCTCCAAGCTCCAGATGCTGGAGAATATAAACCTTGCAAGGAATCGCTTTGAATATGCTCCTCTGAATGCCCTGCAAAGGCAATTCTTCTTTGTGTCCTCCGTGGATTTGAGTTACAACAAGATCAAGGAGCTGCCCGGAGATGATAGCATCATGGTGAACATCAAGAGGATCGACCTTTCCTTCAATCCCCTGAGTCCCAAGGCAGTGCACAATGTTCTTAATGAACCCAAGACCGTGAGGGAACTCAGTTTGGCCGGAACGGGTATTGAGAACTTGGAGCTTCTGGAGACACCCTTCCTCCAGTTCCTGAATCTTTCCCACAATAAGCTGAGAAATGTAAAGCCAGAGGTCTTCCAAAGAGTGACTCTCTTGGAGACCTTGGACCTCTCCAGCAATGAGTTGGAGTCCCTGGACGATCTCTCCATGGCTTGGCCTCAACTGCAGGTTCTCCAGACCCTGGATGTGTCCAACAACAGCTTTGAGATCGTCTCCCAGTCGAACTTTGGTAAACTGGAGATGCTGCGTTCGCTGCGCTTGAGCCACCTGCCCCAGTGCACCAGGATCGAGAAGAATGCTTTTAAACAGCTGCCCAATCTGGTCAACTTGGAGGCCTATGACCTTCCCCTGCTTGGCTACCTGGATCTGCAAGGCATCCTGGAACTACTTCCCGGTCTGGAAGTCCTGGATATTGAAGTTAAGGACTCCAGCATAGGCAGCGAGCAGATCCAGCCACTGAAGCATCCGCGTCTCAGAAGCCTGGGCATTAGAGGAGAACGATTAAAGTCCATTTCCTCTGGCACGTTGGCGGGTCTGAAGAGCAGTGACCTGAGTGTCCAGCTAAGAAATACTTCTCTGAGTGCCCTGCCACCAGCTCTGCTGTTCCCGGTGCCCAGATCCTCCCACCTCAACCTAGATGTCGAGGGATCCAAGATCTCAGTGCTAGTGCCCCAGTTTCTGAACGCTCTTGAGGATCGCCGTGCTAGTCTGCAGCTGCAGGGCTTGGCCAGCAACCCCATAAACTGCGATTGCAATGCTAGAGCTCTCCGGAGGTGGCTTCCCAGCTCTGGAATGCCGGATGTCACCTGTGCCGCGCCTGCCTACCTGGTCAACCGGAAGCTCATCGAAGTGGGCGACGATGAACTCACCTGTGATGCCCGCAGGATGACTTCCTCCACCTCCAGACCCACTGCCCCAGTGCCCCATCTCTTGAAGACCTCCAGCCAGCTGGTCACAAGAAGCAGCTCCACCACCGAGGAACCCTTGATCATCTGGAGCCTGGAGCCCACACAGCCTCCAAGCCTGAAGAAGATCAAGACCAAGGCTCCGCTGATGAAGGCCCAATCCCCGATCATAAGCAATGATGACACTCTGATCATAGGCATCGTGGGGGGCGTGGTAGCCTTCATAGCcatcctcatcatcatcatctgcaTCATAAGGCTGCGCATGAGCAATGCGGAGTACCAGCAGAATGCAGCCATGATAGGCATCCCGGCGGGCATGCAAATGGGAGCCCACAATGCGGCCTACAACTACAAGAACGGAGCGGGAGCCGCCCTCTATGCGGTGCCTCCTTACCAAGCCAGCTATGCCACGCTGCCGCACAAGGCCGCCTCCATCCACCAGTCCAGCCAGAATCTCTCCCAGCGCCAgcagcgggagcagcagcagcagcaggcggcagcggcggcggcggcctaCTCGACCATGTCCCGCATGTCGTACTTCAGCGGAGcgggcggaggaggagcaggcggaAATGGCAATGGCGATGGGGCCGAGAGCCTCACGCATCAGCATCCGCACCAGCACCAGCCCTACATCATATACTCGGATGACAAGGCCTACAGATAA
- the LOC108025280 gene encoding prostatic acid phosphatase isoform X2 — protein sequence MWNHLRQRCLIVVPLLCVLSLGLANALHGNANAEGQPAEMLATLPGQLKFVHVIYRHGDRTPVDPYPKDPWGDRKFWSTGWGQLTNLGKQEHYDLGKWLRNRYADLLPTQYSNEDIFVQSTDVDRTLMSAQSNLAGLYEPQGEDIWNTDIKWQPIPIHTMPEKEDPILAQKAPCPAYDYELATLESSPEFKAMTEKHRDLFAYLSEKTGRLVKTFVDGQYLNNTLFIESLYNMTLPEWTEKVYGSEELTYVANFAFAISSYTRKLARLKAGPLLKDIFKRFEEKSSRRLKPDRSMWVYSAHDTTVANVLNALKLFELHSPPYTACILMEMRLDESNTPLVSIFYKNSTADPLPLDIPGCGPSCPLKNLVKLYQDVLPVDWERECKRTTMMMTYEEANLGTATGILILIVIALLFASYGLMIYYRRRNYKLHTSYSQMA from the exons ATGTGGAACCACCTCCGCCAGCGCTGCCTCATCGTGGTCCCCCTGCTTTGTGTGCTGTCTCTCGGCCTGGCCAATGCCCTCCACGGCAATGCTAATGCCGAAGGTCAGCCAGCAGAAATGTTGGCCACATTGCCTGGCCAACTGAAGTTTGTGCATGTG ATATATCGCCACGGCGACAGAACGCCCGTGGATCCGTATCCCAAGGATCCCTGGGGCGACAGGAAGTTCTGGTCCACCGGCTGGGGTCAGCTGACCAAT CTTGGCAAGCAAGAGCACTACGATCTGGGGAAATGGCTGAGAAATCGATATGCTGACCTGTTGCCCACCCAATACTCCAACGAGGATATCTTTGTCCAATCCACCGACGTGGATCGCACCCTCATGAGTGCCCAGTCCAATCTGGCTGGTCTGTATGAGCCCCAAGGTGAGGACATCTGGAACACAGACATTAAGTGGCAGCCCATACCCATTCACACGATGCCCGAGAAGGAGGATCCCATCCTGGCCCAAAAAGCTCCCTGCCCCGCCTACGACTACGAGCTGGCCACCCTGGAGTCCTCGCCAGAGTTCAAGGCCATGACCGAAAAACACCGTGATCTCTTTGCCTACTTGAGCGAAAAAACGGGACGCTTAGTCAAGACCTTCGTGGATGGCCAGTATTTGAATAACACCTTGTTCATTGAGAGTCTGTACAATATGACGCTGCCGGAGTGGACTGAAAAGGTTTATGGTAGCGAAGAGCTTACTTATGTGGCCAATTTCGCTTTCGCTATCAGCTCCTATACGCGAAAGCTGGCCAGGCTAAAGGCGGGTCCTTTGCTGAAGGACATTTTCAAGCGGTTCGAAGAGAAATCCTCCCGGCGCCTAAAACCAGATCGTTCAATGTGGGTCTATAGTGCTCATGATACGACCGTAGCCAACGTTTTGAACGCGCTAAAGTTGTTTGAG CTGCACAGTCCTCCCTACACGGCTTGCATACTGATGGAGATGCGTCTGGATGAGAGCAACACGCCACTGGTGTCCATTTTTTATAAGAACTCCACCGCCGATCCCCTGCCTCTGGACATTCCAGGTTGTGGTCCTTCCTGCCCACTGAAAAACCTGGTCAAACTTTATCAGGACGTGCTCCCTGTGGATTGGGAGCGTGAATGCAAGCGCACCACAATGATGATGACTTATGAGGAGGCCAATCTGGGCACGGCGACGG GCATACTTATTTTAATCGTCATCGCTCTGCTGTTCGCCAGCTATGGCCTCATGATCTACTACCGCCGTCGCAACTACAAGCTGCATACCTCGTACTCTCAAATGGCCTAG